One genomic region from Uloborus diversus isolate 005 chromosome 2, Udiv.v.3.1, whole genome shotgun sequence encodes:
- the LOC129216685 gene encoding uncharacterized protein LOC129216685, with the protein MEEYRERDRQLENAFNQVHAFEILDAEPLELQEDVDEEVLEQQIMDDIQFQNAVQAMNLRQKDIFKYITSSIQDQLGGSQHRERLFITGQAGTGKTFLFNLLKNQVNRCYAKPVVKVCALTGVAARLVGGSTLHNSLKLPVQKDGRIVEMPLLTGIFLQTMRRLWTDIEFFFIDEISMVPYEMLCMIDSRLRQLKNTDNFFGGLNILVFGDLMQLPPVRGRQIFQQPEHMIPATDLWKLFSLVELVDNMRQQGDMLFVDLLNALRIGELSAQHMAVLLERESSDMDGEFSIERALRIYPTNKQVDEHNNRVLQYFRSKNTSIYKIRAQDQLIDATKKLNENTSIDSIISKDINKTGGLPRELEIFVGAKVMLRANIDVTKGLVNGAIGFVKEIVWPYFRRAQVYAEDIPSVLINFGKDGIHKIEPKSIQFPALYSYGTAERRMLPLILSWASTVHKMQGSTVDYAVVYLGNKLFAEGQAYVSLSRVRSLAGLRIEELDCTKLTGKKPCNNDALVEMERMRRYSENDERIRNSTVKNA; encoded by the coding sequence ATGGAAGAATATCGAGAACGAGATAGACAACTGGAGAATGCCTTTAACCAAGTTCACGCATTCGAAATACTCGATGCAGAACCGCTTGAATTGCAGGAAGACGTTGACGAAGAAGTTTTGGAACAACAAATAATGGACgacattcaatttcaaaatgcAGTCCAAGCAATGAACTTGCGTCAAAAAGACATATTCAAGTACATTACATCAAGTATTCAAGACCAATTGGGTGGCAGCCAACACCGAGAAAGACTTTTCATCACTGGCCAAGCTGGCActggaaaaacatttcttttcaatctaCTGAAAAATCAAGTCAACCGATGTTACGCCAAGCCAGTAGTCAAAGTATGTGCTTTAACAGGTGTAGCTGCACGATTGGTTGGAGGATCCACATTACACAACTCGTTGAAATTACCAGTTCAAAAAGATGGTCGTATTGTGGAAATGCCTTTACTAACTGGAATATTTCTCCAAACTATGCGTCGACTTTGGACAGACATTGAATTCTTCTTCATTGATGAAATATCCATGGTACCGTACGAGATGCTATGCATGATTGACTCGCGTTTGAGGCAATTAAAGAACACTGACAATTTTTTTGGAGGCCTTAACATTCTAGTATTTGGTGATCTAATGCAGCTTCCACCTGTGAGAGGAAGACAAATATTCCAACAGCCCGAGCACATGATTCCTGCTACTGACTTatggaaacttttttctttggtaGAATTGGTGGACAATATGAGACAGCAAGGAGACATGTTGTTCGTTGACCTCTTAAATGCTCTTAGAATTGGTGAACTCTCGGCACAGCATATGGCTGTTTTACTTGAGAGAGAAAGTTCTGATATGGATGGAGAGTTTTCCATTGAAAGAGCCTTAAGAATCTACCCAACTAACAAGCAGGTAGATGAACATAACAATCGAGTTCTCCAGTATTTCAGGAGCAAAAATACTAGTATCTACAAAATTCGTGCCCAAGATCAACTAATCGATGCAACAAAAAAACTCAACGAAAATACAAGTATCGATAGCATCATTTCAAAAGACATTAACAAGACCGGAGGTTTACCGCGAGAATTAGAAATTTTCGTAGGAGCTAAGGTTATGTTAAGAGCCAATATTGACGTCACCAAAGGTCTTGTTAATGGAGCTATAGGATTTGTAAAAGAGATTGTTTGGCCATATTTTCGCAGAGCTCAAGTGTATGCCGAGGacataccatctgttctcatcAATTTCGGTAAAGACGGCATACACAAAATCGAGCCGAAATCCATTCAATTTCCAGCTTTATACAGTTATGGAACTGCCGAAAGGCGAATGTTGCCGTTGATTTTGTCGTGGGCTTCAACTGTACATAAAATGCAGGGAAGTACTGTGGACTATGCAGTTGTCTATCTTGGAAATAAACTATTTGCTGAAGGACAAGCGTACGTAAGCTTGAGCAGAGTAAGATCTCTTGCTGGACTCCGGATAGAAGAGCTCGACTGCACAAAATTAACTGGCAAGAAGCCTTGCAATAATGATGCTCTTGTGGAAATGGAGAGAATGCGGAGGTACagtgaaaatgatgaaagaataCGAAATAGTACTGtcaaaaatgcttga